From the genome of Sporomusa sphaeroides DSM 2875:
CCGATGACGGCAAAGGCATGGGATATGAAGATGCCCTGTTGGCTGTAAAGCGCCATGCCACCAGCAAAATTCGAACCGCCGAAGATCTGGCGGCAATACAAACCCTGGGCTTTCGCGGAGAAGCCTTGCCCAGCATCGCGGCGGTAGCCAAATTTACGCTGACTACACGGCTGCAAACCGATGCTTTGGCAACCTATGTAGAAATTAATGGCGGCGTATTGGCAGATGCTCGCGAGGCCGGGGCAGGCTGTGGCACCACTGTGACTGTTGCCGATTTGTTTTTCAATACACCGGCAAGGCGCAAGTTCCTGAAGACGCCGCCGGCGGAAAGCGGATATATCAATGATGCGGTGACAAAATTAGCCATGTCGCACCCGCACATAGCTTTTCGATTAATCAGCAATAACCGCCTGGTGCTTTCGACCGGCGGTACCAGGCAGTTAGTTAATGCCATTGCCGATATTTACGGACACAAAGTGGTGCCGGAATTACTGCCGGTAGAGTATAACAACGAAGGCATCATTGTATCAGGCTATGTGGCAAAGCCTGTACTGCTAAAAAGCAGCCGGCAATGGCAAACCTTTATGGTTAATAACCGGGTGGTAAACAGCCGAATGCTGGCCAAAGCGCTTGATAATGCCTATTTCTCGCTGCTGCCGAAAAATGGATATCCGCTGGCTGTGCTGCGGCTCACCATACCCCTGGAAACCATTGATGTCAATGTTCATCCCCAGAAAAAAGAAGTCAAATTCAGTGATGAGCAAAAATTGTACCGGGCAGTATATAAAGCCGTATCCTCCAGCCTGTCGGCGCCTGTACATAATCAGACTGCCGTGAATGAGACCCAGACAGAACCTATGATAAACCAGCCGGTCATTACCGGCAGTCCGAGCGGACAAAAACACAGCATTCCTGCCGTGGGACATACCAGTATGTTCGCAGCGCCGGAGCCATGGAAACCTGCATTGTGGCGTGATGAAAATATTTCCTTTGCCGCTGTTAGACAGTCCTTGCAGCAAGAGGAGCCATTAGCAGAGTATAGTGATTCCCGTTCAGCCCATGCCGAATGCGACCTTTATCCGCTGGGCCAGATCAACGCTTGTTACATCGTGGCACAGGGGCAGGACGGTCTGTACATTATCGACCAGCATGCCGCCCATGAGCGGATATTATATGACCGTTTAAGCCGCTCCAAAGGGCGCGTACCGGTCCAACAACTGCTGGTGGCACAATATTTTGAATTCACCAGTGACGATTGCAACAGTATTGTCGAACATCATGACACATTTTACCAGCTCGGCTTTACCTTGGAACAGGTTGGTCCCGATACTATGCGTCTGTTGGAAATGCCAACAGATATTCCCCTGACCGACGCCGAAGCTATTTTAAGGCAAATCTTACAATTAATTGGTGATATGCACCAACCATCGGCGCAGGAATTACGGCATGCCTATCTGCAAATGGCGGCATGCCGCAGCGCGATTAAGGCGGGAGAGTCACTCAATATGCGGCAAATTCAAGCCCTGCTTAGTGAACTATATACAACCGAATTGCCCTACACTTGTCCCCACGGGCGCCCTACAATCGTGAAATTTGGCCCGGATGATTTGGCCAAAATGTTTAAGCGGACCTAGGTGGTTACCATGGATTTGATTGTTACAACCGCTGGGCAGCCTTCAGCCTGTGTTGTACAAACCGCGAAACAGATGGCAGCGGCACTGAATGCTCCTTTTGTAGAACGCAACCGGCAATCTTTGGCGGCAATCAGGGAGCAATATAAAGTGAGTAATATTATTGTCGCTGCTGTTGATGGTCCAATTGTACACACCAGCAATGGTGAATACTTTTTTCACCTAAGTATGGCCGAATTGCGCATAAAAAACTTGTTAAATGGAAAACATGACCATATGGTGGCTGCCATGGGGCTGGCAGCAGGCATGTCAGTGCTTGACTGCACCTTAGGTCTGGCGACAGATGCTATTGTTGCCAGTTTTGTAACCGGTGAAAGCGGCCAGGTTGTTGGACTGGAAAGTTCACCCATAATAGCTTTGATAACCAGACTTGGACTGCAAAATTTTGCGCTTGAACCTCAGCCTGAATATGATATCACCAGCGCTTTACGCCGGATTAAAGTGGAAAACGCCGATTATTTTCAGTATCTCTTAGCAGTACCGGATTGCAGTTTTGATGTTGTATACTTTGACCCCATGTTTCGTCAGCCAATTTATAAGAGCTCTAACTTACAGCCGATTAGAAATTTGGCAGATAACCGTTCTCTTACACCGGAAGCTGTGGAGCAAGCCTGCCGGATAGCCAGGCAAAAAGTTGTGATAAAAGAAGCGGCAGGCAGTGGTGAGTTCTCGCGTCTGGGGATAACGACAATCGTTGGCGGCAAATACAGCAGCATACAATATGGCATTATCGACTGTCACGCAGACAAAGCTGCCGGAGGCCAATTATGACAGAACGCTTGATAGTAATCATTGGCCCCACTGCCGTAGGCAAAACCAAACTAAGTATTGATTTGGCGAAAAAATTCAACACCCAAATTATTTCCGGCGACTCTATGCTGGTGTACAAGGGATTGGATGTTGGTACCGCCAAACCCAGCCTGGCTGAGCGTGATGGTGTGATGCATCATCTTATTGACATCTTAGAGCCGGCTGCAGAATTTAATGTTGTTGATTTTCGCAATTATGCCCAAAAACTTATTACACAAATCAATAACACCGGACATATTCCCATTTTGGCGGGCGGCACCGGCCTGTACGTGCGGGCACTGCTTGAAGGATACCGCTTCAGTCAGGCTCCCGGCGATGAGGTCCTGCGGCAGAAACTGGCCGACCTGGCGGCAGAGCAAGGGAATGAATACCTGCATACTCTTCTAGCAAAAGTTCAGCCAGACACTGCTGCCAGGCTGCATCCTAATGATTTGCGCCGGATAATCAGGGCACTGGAAGTATTCTATGTAAGCGGCGAAACTGTTTCTCAAGACAAAACAGCACCTACGGAGCTTCTTTATAATGCTGCTGTTATTGGACTTACTATGGATAGAGCCAGGTTATACGAAAGGATTAACCGACGGGTTGATATCATGGTTGAGCAAGGTTTGGTAGATGAAGTAGCCAGACTGCTGCAGCAGGGAGTATTGCCTGGCTGTCAAGCTATGCGCGGCATTGGGTATAAAGAGATTATTGAGCATCTGAGCGAAGGGAAAGAATTAGCTACCGCTGTTGAACAGGTAAAACAAGCCACGAGAAACTTTGCCAAACGGCAATTGACCTTTTACCGGCGTATGTCTTATATAACCTGGTTTGATGTGGACAATTTCGGTAATTACAATAATTTACTGGAAGCTATTTACAAGTATGTTGCAGGAAAGTTTTGTATAAGGTAGAATAGAAAAAGAGTAGAACATTGATACGGAGGGGTTTCATTTGACTAACAAAGTCATTAATCTGCAAGACAGTTTTTTAAATCAAGTACGAAAAGAAAGCGTGCCGGTAATTATATATTTGGTTAATGGATTTCAATTGCGTGGAGCCGTAAGAGGTTTTGATAATTTTACCGTAATAATTGAAAACGAAGGTAAACAGCAGTTAGTCTATAAACATGCAATTTCAACAGTGACTCCGTTTCGTCCATTGTCTGCCAATTTGCATGAGAAAAAAGAGGAAGCCGTTAAAACCGATAAATAAATTAGCCGTGTCTTGCAGTACTCCAGGCAGATGCCTGGAGTACTTTTTCACATCAGGCTTGTCATAGAATCCTTGCATCATATATAATTAAGGTAATATTTAGAATTTAATTAAAATAAATTGGTTTTTTCTACCAAACCAGGAAGGAACTGGCGCGATTTTGTCGAATATGTTGTAATATGCATTAATATATTAGAGAATTGCAGGGAGGATGCCAATGGTAACGCTGAGCGAAACAATTAAAGTAGCTATCGCTGACGACAACAAAGAGTTCTCGGAGATTCTCCAGGAATGTCTTAGCCGAGAGTCTGATATTGAGTTAGTTGGTGTAGCTTATAACGGAGAACAAATGCTATCGATTATTGAAGAAAGATCTCCGGATGTTATAGTCTTAGACATCATTATGCCACATTTAGACGGGATCGGTGTTTTGGAGCGCATTAACGCTTCAGCTAACAAACGCCCCAAGATCATTATGCTGACCGCGTTCGGTCAGGAAAGCATTACTCAGCGGGTAGTAGAACTAGGTGCCGATTACTATGTTTTAAAACCTTTCAACATGGACGTGCTTATTAATCGAATCAGGCAATTAGCCGGAACGGCTGTCACTACCCGTCCGGTTACTGCCGCCGCTACTGTACCGGCAGTTAAGACCCGGCCCATAGATGTAGAGGTTACCAATATCATCAGAGAAATTGGTATTCCGGCGCATATTAAGGGCTATCAATATCTTCGCGATGCCATTATGATGATCGTCGCTGAGGTAGAATTGTTAGGAGCTGTCACGAAAGTTCTCTATCCTATGATTGCTGAGAAATACTCTACTACTCCCAGCCGCGTTGAGCGGGCTATCCGCCATGCCATTGAGGTGGCTTGGAACCGGGGCAATATTGACATGATTAATAAATTATTTGGTTATACCATTAAGCTTGACAAAGGTAAACCTACCAATTCGGAATTCATGGCGATGATTGCCGATAAACTCCGCATGGAAATGAGAGCCAGCTAAGCTGTACAAACCCTCTGGACAATTAAGTCAGGAGGGTTTGTTTCGTCTGGCAGGATTTTTGCATCAGGCAATGAATAAATACATAACATTGATCAAACAAACTAGTGCCTTGTCTCACCTAAAATTTGAGATTAGATAGCAAGGATTTTTTCGTCCTGCTAGGCGGAGGAGCCGCGCATATCGGACATATGTAAGGCGACGACAACAACGCAGGGCGGAAAAAGACTGCTATATAACCCAAAGAATTAGGTGAGACAAGGTACTCGGATATGGAGGCAGTATGAATCAATACAAAATCCTGGCAATTAATCCCGGTTCAACCTCAACAAAAATAGCGGTATATACCAATGAACAAATTGATTTTGAGCAAGTTATCCGTCATAGTACTACTGAATTGAAAGCCTTTGCCAAAGTCTGTGATCAATATGACTACCGGTTGAAATTAGTAGAAGCGGCTTTGGCGGACAATAATATTAAAGTAAGCCACTTGTCGGCTGTTGTTGGACGCGGTGGGCCATTAAAACCGCTTGCCAGCGGGACCTATGCCGTTAATGATGCTATGGCTGAAGATTTAATCATAGGAGTACAAACCGAACATGCTTCCAATCTGGGCGGGCTTTTAGCCCGGGGTATAGCCAGCCAGGTACAAATCCCGGCTTTTATTGTTGATCCGGTAAGTGTTGATGAATTTGAACCGTTGGCCCGTATTACCGGTTTACCGGAGATTTCCCGCCGCAGTCTGTTCCACGCCCTTAATATGAAAGCCGTAGCCCATAGAGTTGCCAAGGAAACGGGCAAAGAATACACGGCTCTTACGTTAATCCTGGTTCATCTTGGCGGTGGTATTTCCGTCGGGATACAACGAGGAGGCAGGATGATTGATGTCAGCAACCCGAATGATTTAGGACCGTTTTCACCAGAACGTGCCGGCAGTTTGCCGTCCTATGGCCTTGTCAATATGTGCTTCTCCGGCAAGTATAGTCTTGATGACATAAATAAGAAACTGGTTGGACAAGGTGGCCTGGTAGCGCATCTTGGCACCAATGACGGACGGGAAGTAGAAAGCCGTATTGCTAACGGTGATACTAAAGCGGCGCTTATTTATGAAGCTATGGCTTACCAGGTGGCAAAAGAAATTGGTGCCATGGCCACAGTGGTAAACGGTGCTCTGGATGCCATTGTCCTGACCGGCGGTTTGGCCCATTCGACCATGCTTGTAAAAATGATTACCGACCGAGTGAAATTTATCAATCAGGTCTTGGTATATCCGGGCGAAGATGAGCTTCAGGCATTGGTTGAAGGTGCTTTACGGGTGCTGCGCGGCGAAGAAGCCGCAAAAATATATGAATAACAGGTAAGGAAAAGCGATGACAGATAACCGTATCACAATTTTTGTCGGGGAATTTGGCAGCGGCAAGACGGAATTAGCCGTCAATTATGCGCTGGCGCTGAAAGCTAAGGGAATGGATACAGCTATTGTCGACATTGATTTGGTAAAACCGTATTTCCGCACCAGGGAAAACCGTGAGCTGCTGGAGCGGAACGGCGTAAGGGTAGTTGCGCCTGAGCCGCGGCTGTCACATGCCGACTTGCCGGTATTACCCCACAATATACTCGAAGTGCTGTCCCAGACCAATACCCATGTAGTCATGGATGTTGGCGGTGGCGAGTCGGCCATTGTCTTAGGGCAGCTTAACCGGCATTTTGCTCAATATGCTTACCAGGCTTTGCTGGTTATTAATACCAGACGCCCCTTTACCAGTGATGTTCAGGGCATTATTCACACCCTGCAACGTATCGAACAAGTTTCACGGCTCAAAATCAGCGGTTTGGTCAGTAATACTAATCTTGGCCCGGAAACAACCCTGGAACATGTTTACCAGGGGCTGAGTATTGTTGAACAGGCTGCCCGGCAATTGTCTCTGCCTGTTAATTGGGTAGTGGTTCCCGAATGGCTTGCAGCAACTGCCAACAGCAAAACACCGCTGTTTGTTTTGACACCTCATACGCATTATCCGTGGATGGAGTAAAGGTAAAAACGGGAAAACCGTGGCTTTGCCCACGGTTTTCCGTTTACTGCCTGGTTTTGGTAATGACTTCGTGCAGCGTACTATAGTTTTTGCTTAATCTTTGTAATTCTTTCAGTAAATCTTTAATTTTACCGCTAAAATACAGGCCATTATTGGCAATTACTTTCATTGGGACATTCCCCCTTATGAGGAATATATGATAAGGCTTGGTAACATATACCATAAAAACTTGGAGGTAATTCTATGCCGCATACCGAAATTGATTTATATGAAAAGCCGGTAAGCTCAAATCGTTTATTTGAAGGTAAAATCATTAATTTAAGACAGGATGAGGTTATGCTTCCCAATGGACGTACCGTAACACGGGAAGTAGTGGAACATCCCGGCGCTGTTGCTGTTGTGCCGATAACCAAAACGGGGCAGGTTGTTTTAGTCCGTCAGTTCCGGCATCCTGTCGGCCGGATCATTCTGGAAGTTCCTGCAGGCAAGCTCGACAGAAACGAAAAACCGGAAGACTGCGCTCTGCGGGAGCTGGCTGAAGAAACCGGCTTTGTTGCCAACAAACTGCACAAACTGACATCCATGTACACAACCCCCGGATTTTCCAATGAAGTGATTCACCTGTATCTGGCTGAAGATCTGGTGGAATCCGACCAGCGGCCTGATGAAGATGAATTTATCAAAACCGAACAGTATACTCCTGAACAAATCCGTCAAATGATTAGAAGTGGTGAAATTTGTGATGCCAAAAGTTTGGTGGCACTGTGTCTGGCTGGGATCTAGACCATGCTAAATCAATATTTTGCTGATCTGCACATTCATGTCGGCATGAGTGAAAGCGGCAAATGGGTAAAAATTCCTACTTCCCGCCGGTTAACTGTGCGGGAAATTTTAAGTGAGGCTGCCAACCGCAAAGGTATGGATATTGTCGGTATCGTTGATGCGTTATCACCATTGGTGCTGGCCGATATTAAACAGCTTGTGTCAGAAGGTTTGCTTATGCCGGTTAATAGCGGCGGGTATATCTATAAGGAGCATATGCTGCTGGTGCTTGGCGCGGAAATCGAGACACGGGAGCCCAATGGCGGTTTGGCACATACCCTGGTTTTTGTTCCCGATATTGAGACAATGGCGGCGTTTTCCAACTATATGTGCCGGTTTATCCGCAATATCAATCTTAGTTCGCAGAACGCCCACATGCCATTGAACCAGCTTATTACTATTGCCGGCAATTTTGACGCGCTCATTGTGCCGGCCCACGTTTTTACGCCACATAAAAGTTTGTATGGCGTGTGCTGTGATAAGTTGTCTCACATTCTCGGCGATAAAGAACTGAATCAACTGGCGGCAATTGAGCTGGGGCTCAGCTCTGACAGCGATATGGCAGATAGAATTGGTGAATTGAGTGAGTATACCTTCATTACTAACTCAGATGCCCATTCATTAGATAAAATTGCCCGGGAGTATAACATCTTTGGCATGGAAGCCTTGTCTTTTGCTGAAATAGCCAAAACCTTAGCCCGCAGCGGTGGCCGGCAGGTAACAGCCAACTATGGCCTTGATCCCAGACTGGGGAAATACCATCACACCTTTTGTTCCAACTGCGCTTTTACTGATACTTACGGCTTGACAGGCAACTGCTGTCCGCAATGCGGCGGCAGCAGCCTGGTAAAGGGTGTGTTTGACCGGATCAACGAAATAGCTGATTATCCTGAACCCCGCCATCCCGCTTACCGTCCCCGCTATTGTTATCAAATTCCTTTGGAATTTATTCCTGGCCTGGGGAAGAAAAATATGGCTAACTTGCTGGAAGCCTTTGATACAGAGATGAATATTCTGCATTACGTCACCTATGATGCTTTGGCCCAAGTGGCGGGCAGTAAAATCGCCGATTTTATTATCTGCGCCCGTACAGGAGCGGCGGCCATCACTGCCGGTGGCGGCGGAATCTATGGGCGGATGGTTAAGACCGATGGTTAAAATGTAGTGGACAAAAAGGTCTAAACAGTTTTAGCAGAACATATATTGTAGCAGTACTAGCAGCCCACCAAGCCCAAATCCGCAGTGTTCTTTCATCCTACGGTTTTAGACTTGGCAGGCTGCTGGCAGGGAGGTACATGCATGCTAAAACTGCTTCGCAAGAATGCTGTCGAGTATATCCGTGCGAATATTGTCGCCTATTTTTTCATGATTCTCATATTTATTATTGGCATAGTTATTGGTGCAATGGCAGTAAAGACACTGCCTGATGAACAAAAAACTGAACTCATCGGTTATTTGCAGGTATTTTTTCAGGGCTTAACCGGGCAGCAGGAAGGAATAAGTGACACCCATTCCTTATTAACCAGTGTAATGTTTAATAATATCAAAATGATTGGCATCATGTGGCTGCTGGGTTTTACTATTGTCGGGATACCTTTTGTGCTGTTTTTGGTTTGCTTGCGAGGGTTCGTCATTGGTTTTACGGTTGGTTTTTTAGTCAATGAATATATAATGAAAGGTTTGCTGTTTGCTCTTGTTTCCGTTTTACCGCATAATTTTCTGGCTGTACCTGCCATTTTGGCCACCGGTGTGGCGGCGACAAGTTTTTCCCTGATGTTAGTGCGACGCAAGAATAAAGAGAATTTATTTTATAACTCGATTTCTTACTCGGTATTTTGCTTAATCATGCTGGTGCTCATGTTGGGTGCAACCTTGATAGAAGTATACATTTCACCGGTATTTATGAAAACCGCGGCACAAATCATTATTAATTAGCAAAGGCTGCATAGTAGTAGGCTATGCAGCCTTTGTCAATTTATTTATATGTCAACACAAGACCCGGCGCGGGTGGCTGTCATACGACGGGCGCTTAACCTCTGCTTATGTATAACAGCCACCCGCGCTTCAGGAATATTGTCAGATGAAAGGACTGTGCCTGCGGTTTCTTTTACCCTGACAGGCAATATACCTTTTTCAAAAACAGGAATAAGGATGCTATTTGAATTTTTAAAATAAGAATAAACCTACTATGTGATGAATAAGTATGATATTAAGTTAAGTTTTCCTGCCTATAATCCTGTAGAACGTTGATTTTACTGGGCATATAGGCTTTTTCTTTTTGCTCTGGGCGGGGTGGTATTACAATAAATATTACAACGGGGCTGATTTAGGGGTGTTTTTGGTGCTTATAAATAGGGGTAAATATAAAAAAATAGAAAGGGTATTGATTTTGGAATGCAAATAGGATAATATAAAAATAAATTAACCACTTAGATGGTCAGTTTAAAGGTGGGATACTAATGAGTCCTGATGAATTAATTTACAGACTTCAAAAAATAGAGGTTA
Proteins encoded in this window:
- the mutL gene encoding DNA mismatch repair endonuclease MutL, yielding MSQQIIHLLDENTANKIAAGEVVERPAAVVKELVENAIDAGSTSIEVEIVDGGTQFIRVTDDGKGMGYEDALLAVKRHATSKIRTAEDLAAIQTLGFRGEALPSIAAVAKFTLTTRLQTDALATYVEINGGVLADAREAGAGCGTTVTVADLFFNTPARRKFLKTPPAESGYINDAVTKLAMSHPHIAFRLISNNRLVLSTGGTRQLVNAIADIYGHKVVPELLPVEYNNEGIIVSGYVAKPVLLKSSRQWQTFMVNNRVVNSRMLAKALDNAYFSLLPKNGYPLAVLRLTIPLETIDVNVHPQKKEVKFSDEQKLYRAVYKAVSSSLSAPVHNQTAVNETQTEPMINQPVITGSPSGQKHSIPAVGHTSMFAAPEPWKPALWRDENISFAAVRQSLQQEEPLAEYSDSRSAHAECDLYPLGQINACYIVAQGQDGLYIIDQHAAHERILYDRLSRSKGRVPVQQLLVAQYFEFTSDDCNSIVEHHDTFYQLGFTLEQVGPDTMRLLEMPTDIPLTDAEAILRQILQLIGDMHQPSAQELRHAYLQMAACRSAIKAGESLNMRQIQALLSELYTTELPYTCPHGRPTIVKFGPDDLAKMFKRT
- a CDS encoding class I SAM-dependent methyltransferase is translated as MDLIVTTAGQPSACVVQTAKQMAAALNAPFVERNRQSLAAIREQYKVSNIIVAAVDGPIVHTSNGEYFFHLSMAELRIKNLLNGKHDHMVAAMGLAAGMSVLDCTLGLATDAIVASFVTGESGQVVGLESSPIIALITRLGLQNFALEPQPEYDITSALRRIKVENADYFQYLLAVPDCSFDVVYFDPMFRQPIYKSSNLQPIRNLADNRSLTPEAVEQACRIARQKVVIKEAAGSGEFSRLGITTIVGGKYSSIQYGIIDCHADKAAGGQL
- the miaA gene encoding tRNA (adenosine(37)-N6)-dimethylallyltransferase MiaA — translated: MTERLIVIIGPTAVGKTKLSIDLAKKFNTQIISGDSMLVYKGLDVGTAKPSLAERDGVMHHLIDILEPAAEFNVVDFRNYAQKLITQINNTGHIPILAGGTGLYVRALLEGYRFSQAPGDEVLRQKLADLAAEQGNEYLHTLLAKVQPDTAARLHPNDLRRIIRALEVFYVSGETVSQDKTAPTELLYNAAVIGLTMDRARLYERINRRVDIMVEQGLVDEVARLLQQGVLPGCQAMRGIGYKEIIEHLSEGKELATAVEQVKQATRNFAKRQLTFYRRMSYITWFDVDNFGNYNNLLEAIYKYVAGKFCIR
- the hfq gene encoding RNA chaperone Hfq; the protein is MTNKVINLQDSFLNQVRKESVPVIIYLVNGFQLRGAVRGFDNFTVIIENEGKQQLVYKHAISTVTPFRPLSANLHEKKEEAVKTDK
- the spo0A gene encoding sporulation transcription factor Spo0A is translated as MVTLSETIKVAIADDNKEFSEILQECLSRESDIELVGVAYNGEQMLSIIEERSPDVIVLDIIMPHLDGIGVLERINASANKRPKIIMLTAFGQESITQRVVELGADYYVLKPFNMDVLINRIRQLAGTAVTTRPVTAAATVPAVKTRPIDVEVTNIIREIGIPAHIKGYQYLRDAIMMIVAEVELLGAVTKVLYPMIAEKYSTTPSRVERAIRHAIEVAWNRGNIDMINKLFGYTIKLDKGKPTNSEFMAMIADKLRMEMRAS
- the buk gene encoding butyrate kinase, translated to MNQYKILAINPGSTSTKIAVYTNEQIDFEQVIRHSTTELKAFAKVCDQYDYRLKLVEAALADNNIKVSHLSAVVGRGGPLKPLASGTYAVNDAMAEDLIIGVQTEHASNLGGLLARGIASQVQIPAFIVDPVSVDEFEPLARITGLPEISRRSLFHALNMKAVAHRVAKETGKEYTALTLILVHLGGGISVGIQRGGRMIDVSNPNDLGPFSPERAGSLPSYGLVNMCFSGKYSLDDINKKLVGQGGLVAHLGTNDGREVESRIANGDTKAALIYEAMAYQVAKEIGAMATVVNGALDAIVLTGGLAHSTMLVKMITDRVKFINQVLVYPGEDELQALVEGALRVLRGEEAAKIYE
- a CDS encoding NUDIX hydrolase, which codes for MPHTEIDLYEKPVSSNRLFEGKIINLRQDEVMLPNGRTVTREVVEHPGAVAVVPITKTGQVVLVRQFRHPVGRIILEVPAGKLDRNEKPEDCALRELAEETGFVANKLHKLTSMYTTPGFSNEVIHLYLAEDLVESDQRPDEDEFIKTEQYTPEQIRQMIRSGEICDAKSLVALCLAGI
- a CDS encoding endonuclease Q family protein — translated: MLNQYFADLHIHVGMSESGKWVKIPTSRRLTVREILSEAANRKGMDIVGIVDALSPLVLADIKQLVSEGLLMPVNSGGYIYKEHMLLVLGAEIETREPNGGLAHTLVFVPDIETMAAFSNYMCRFIRNINLSSQNAHMPLNQLITIAGNFDALIVPAHVFTPHKSLYGVCCDKLSHILGDKELNQLAAIELGLSSDSDMADRIGELSEYTFITNSDAHSLDKIAREYNIFGMEALSFAEIAKTLARSGGRQVTANYGLDPRLGKYHHTFCSNCAFTDTYGLTGNCCPQCGGSSLVKGVFDRINEIADYPEPRHPAYRPRYCYQIPLEFIPGLGKKNMANLLEAFDTEMNILHYVTYDALAQVAGSKIADFIICARTGAAAITAGGGGIYGRMVKTDG
- the spoIIM gene encoding stage II sporulation protein M: MLKLLRKNAVEYIRANIVAYFFMILIFIIGIVIGAMAVKTLPDEQKTELIGYLQVFFQGLTGQQEGISDTHSLLTSVMFNNIKMIGIMWLLGFTIVGIPFVLFLVCLRGFVIGFTVGFLVNEYIMKGLLFALVSVLPHNFLAVPAILATGVAATSFSLMLVRRKNKENLFYNSISYSVFCLIMLVLMLGATLIEVYISPVFMKTAAQIIIN